Proteins from one Oscillatoria nigro-viridis PCC 7112 genomic window:
- a CDS encoding Uma2 family endonuclease — MIQTTIKSITFEEFLEGYPDGKGRFELRNGVIVEMNPNGDREEVTGFLLRKINVEIDRLNLPYVTPSTYFVRPPETTTGYQPDLIVLDKTALISEPLWKKSSVISQGSSVKLVVEVVSTNWQDDYLVKVAEYERLGIPEYWVVDYAALGGRRFIGNPKQPTVSIYQLVDGEYQVSQFREGDTIISSAFGELNLTVEQVFSSIT, encoded by the coding sequence ATGATTCAAACCACAATCAAATCGATAACATTTGAAGAATTTTTAGAAGGGTATCCAGATGGAAAAGGACGTTTCGAGCTACGCAATGGAGTAATAGTTGAGATGAACCCAAATGGCGATCGTGAGGAAGTTACAGGTTTTCTCCTCAGAAAAATTAACGTAGAAATTGACCGTTTAAATCTTCCTTATGTAACACCGTCAACTTATTTTGTCAGACCTCCAGAAACAACCACGGGCTACCAGCCCGATCTCATAGTCTTAGACAAAACAGCCTTAATTTCAGAGCCACTCTGGAAAAAATCATCAGTTATTTCTCAAGGTAGCTCTGTCAAGCTTGTTGTCGAAGTAGTTAGCACTAACTGGCAAGATGATTACCTAGTAAAAGTGGCTGAGTATGAAAGATTGGGTATCCCGGAATACTGGGTTGTTGACTATGCTGCTTTGGGCGGCCGGCGGTTCATCGGTAATCCGAAACAACCTACTGTCTCTATTTACCAGTTGGTTGATGGGGAGTACCAGGTTAGCCAGTTCCGAGAGGGCGATACGATTATTTCGTCTGCCTTCGGAGAACTGAATCTGACTGTTGAGCAGGTTTTTAGCTCTATAACTTAA
- a CDS encoding NUDIX hydrolase, which produces MSIGQELPQLLKQRLFYQGRKFNFDVATLRLPNGSEGEWECIRHPGGALAVPVTPEGKVVLVRQYRFATKGRILEFPAGTVEINENPAETIKREIEEETGYRAGKWQKLGQFFLAPGYSDEIIYAFLAQDLEKLEKPPAQDDDEDMETVLFTPEELEKAILAGEPIDAKSISSFFLARPFLM; this is translated from the coding sequence ATGTCGATCGGTCAAGAACTACCCCAACTCCTCAAACAGCGCCTATTTTACCAAGGGCGCAAATTTAATTTTGACGTAGCCACCCTCCGTCTTCCCAACGGTTCCGAAGGCGAGTGGGAATGTATTCGCCACCCGGGCGGAGCACTTGCAGTTCCCGTCACACCCGAAGGTAAAGTCGTCTTGGTACGCCAATATCGCTTTGCCACAAAAGGGCGAATTTTAGAATTTCCCGCTGGTACGGTAGAAATCAATGAAAATCCCGCCGAAACTATCAAACGCGAAATCGAAGAAGAAACCGGATATCGCGCCGGAAAATGGCAGAAATTAGGGCAATTTTTTCTCGCGCCCGGTTATTCCGACGAAATCATTTATGCTTTCTTAGCCCAAGATTTGGAAAAACTGGAAAAGCCGCCAGCACAAGACGATGACGAAGACATGGAGACAGTTTTATTCACCCCGGAAGAATTAGAAAAAGCTATCTTAGCTGGGGAACCCATCGATGCCAAATCTATTTCTAGCTTTTTCTTGGCACGTCCCTTTTTGATGTAA
- a CDS encoding Uma2 family endonuclease has protein sequence MLDYKFPRHWPSADELPDSDETPVDNELQELIPGLLKAILLILWAERMDWFFGIDMGIYYHPDKPAIVPDAFLSLGVERFYDEELRPSYVLWDENVLPTFVLEVVSPTYRKEYTTKLEEYQALGVLYYVIYSSRRRRKPRLEVHKLVNGKYELQPGNPVWMPEIGLGIGCERGSYSGVTREWLYWYDAGGKRYLTPEEQVKQSAQRAQQESQRAQQESQRAQQESQRAQQESQRAQQESQRADRLAQRSDRLAQRLRELGIDPDNLT, from the coding sequence ATGTTAGATTACAAATTTCCGAGGCACTGGCCCTCAGCCGATGAACTACCAGACTCAGATGAAACGCCTGTGGATAACGAACTGCAAGAACTAATACCAGGGTTGTTAAAAGCAATATTGCTGATACTTTGGGCAGAACGCATGGACTGGTTTTTTGGCATAGATATGGGTATCTATTATCACCCCGATAAACCTGCCATTGTGCCAGATGCTTTCTTAAGTTTAGGTGTAGAAAGGTTTTATGATGAAGAATTGCGTCCCAGTTACGTGCTGTGGGATGAAAATGTTTTGCCGACTTTTGTGCTGGAAGTAGTTTCCCCAACTTATCGCAAGGAATACACCACAAAGTTGGAGGAATATCAAGCTTTAGGCGTACTTTATTACGTCATTTATTCTTCCCGCCGCCGCCGTAAACCCCGTTTGGAAGTACACAAGTTAGTCAATGGGAAGTACGAGTTGCAGCCAGGAAATCCAGTTTGGATGCCAGAAATTGGTTTGGGGATTGGTTGTGAAAGGGGAAGTTATTCTGGGGTGACAAGGGAGTGGTTGTATTGGTATGATGCCGGTGGAAAACGTTATCTGACTCCTGAAGAACAGGTGAAACAATCAGCGCAGCGCGCCCAACAGGAATCGCAGCGCGCCCAACAGGAATCGCAGCGCGCCCAACAGGAATCGCAGCGCGCCCAACAGGAATCGCAGCGCGCCCAACAGGAATCGCAGCGCGCCGATCGATTGGCCCAACGTTCCGATCGACTAGCTCAGCGATTGCGGGAGTTGGGGATAGATCCCGATAATCTGACCTGA
- a CDS encoding pentapeptide repeat-containing protein: MANPTAPSGINQPDPSWQTQSKQMPLLVRRCGAWAVEISLIAASALVPFSIGALVNKETQTVPLNSSVAAASETVARTLGIPVRDRSPRVAPLTNLFWSGALLAPAVLAGWQLFLLARTGQTLPKRWFGVKVVTASGTPPGFGQVLIRESLGRWGVPLGVAYGIWRLSGAFPDLLILGGLSGLAVLADGAFAWRYKRQSGHDRLANTLVVNARSNQLSDNPVKTPDWTEEDAQIAALVVTPQSSLKANASLWNWMRQHPGTTLVIVTVGSAGLILTLFVGTLIYTQSQANMRDSRQRNDELFVALVSKLSPTSASGASGRRSAILALGAVEDSRAVPLLADLLAQEDNRAMLDAIQQALVSSGPKALPELQRLNQALSNDLDSLRFGGKAPERELAAARQRTVQRAIGKILTVYSSQLNGADLSRTDLAQSPAGPSQFTLVLNKVDLSGIKLRNANLTNASLQGSRFYGTGEDRRPGTFDDWISDLSGANLEGVNLTGASLNSAVMNRTNFVRAVMNKANLSNSNLNSANFSSAILIGANLQEALLKNAIFTGADIGSANLSGADLSGARLAKVKAQGAQLSLTNLSKSEWQGADLSGADLSGANLQNADFSSTKLANVNLKDARLQDANFRNAEVSSVDFRGANLAGANFKGAVFLGKTASDQFIQSPTGSKSGRFLGIDFAEAKNLDKSQIAYICLQGGIHPKCPQKK, translated from the coding sequence ATGGCTAACCCCACCGCGCCCAGCGGCATCAATCAACCCGATCCGTCTTGGCAAACACAATCCAAGCAAATGCCACTGCTGGTTCGCAGGTGCGGCGCTTGGGCAGTGGAAATTTCCTTAATAGCGGCCAGCGCCCTCGTTCCCTTCAGTATCGGGGCATTGGTTAACAAGGAAACTCAAACCGTGCCGCTCAATTCCTCAGTAGCAGCAGCATCCGAAACCGTCGCCCGCACTTTGGGCATACCCGTGCGCGATCGCAGCCCCAGAGTCGCACCCCTAACTAATCTATTCTGGTCAGGGGCGCTGCTGGCACCGGCAGTTTTAGCGGGGTGGCAACTGTTTTTGCTCGCCAGAACCGGTCAAACTCTCCCCAAACGCTGGTTCGGGGTCAAAGTTGTCACAGCGTCGGGTACTCCTCCGGGTTTTGGGCAAGTGCTAATTCGCGAAAGTTTGGGGCGTTGGGGAGTGCCTCTGGGCGTCGCTTACGGCATTTGGCGCTTGAGCGGTGCGTTTCCGGATTTGCTGATTTTAGGGGGGCTCAGCGGCTTGGCAGTGCTCGCAGACGGCGCTTTTGCATGGCGCTACAAACGGCAATCCGGACACGATCGCCTCGCGAATACTTTGGTGGTCAACGCTCGATCGAATCAACTGTCTGACAATCCTGTCAAGACTCCAGATTGGACTGAGGAAGACGCGCAGATTGCGGCTTTGGTTGTGACTCCACAAAGCAGCCTGAAAGCAAATGCCAGTTTGTGGAATTGGATGCGCCAACACCCGGGCACAACTTTAGTGATAGTTACCGTCGGCAGCGCGGGATTGATTTTAACTTTGTTTGTCGGCACTCTCATCTACACTCAAAGTCAAGCAAATATGCGGGATTCCCGGCAGCGGAACGACGAATTATTTGTGGCTTTAGTCAGCAAATTGTCTCCCACATCGGCTAGCGGGGCATCGGGCAGGCGATCGGCCATTTTGGCTTTGGGGGCGGTGGAAGACTCCCGCGCCGTACCCCTGCTAGCGGATTTGCTCGCTCAAGAAGACAACCGCGCCATGCTGGACGCGATCCAGCAAGCTTTAGTCAGTAGCGGGCCGAAAGCTTTGCCTGAGTTGCAGCGGTTGAATCAGGCCCTCAGCAACGACCTCGATTCCCTGCGGTTTGGCGGCAAGGCCCCGGAACGCGAGTTAGCGGCCGCCCGACAGCGAACAGTACAAAGGGCGATCGGCAAAATTCTCACAGTGTATAGCAGCCAACTCAACGGCGCGGATCTCAGCCGCACGGATTTAGCTCAAAGTCCTGCCGGCCCGTCTCAGTTTACTTTAGTATTAAACAAAGTTGACTTGTCGGGAATTAAGCTGAGAAATGCCAATTTAACCAATGCCAGCTTGCAGGGATCTCGCTTTTACGGCACCGGCGAAGACAGGCGTCCGGGTACATTTGACGATTGGATTTCTGACTTGAGCGGCGCTAATTTGGAAGGAGTAAATTTGACTGGGGCGTCTTTGAACAGTGCTGTAATGAACCGGACTAATTTTGTGCGCGCTGTCATGAACAAAGCTAATTTGTCAAACAGCAATTTGAATTCAGCTAATTTCAGCAGTGCTATTTTAATTGGAGCAAATTTACAGGAAGCACTGTTAAAAAATGCAATTTTTACCGGAGCCGATATAGGAAGCGCGAATTTGTCAGGAGCGGATTTGTCAGGTGCGCGTTTGGCCAAAGTGAAGGCTCAAGGCGCTCAGTTGTCCTTGACAAATTTGTCTAAATCGGAATGGCAAGGTGCTGATTTGTCCGGTGCTGATTTGAGCGGCGCCAACTTACAAAATGCCGATTTTAGTTCGACTAAACTCGCCAACGTGAATTTAAAAGATGCTCGGTTGCAAGATGCGAATTTTCGGAATGCGGAGGTGAGTTCGGTTGATTTTAGGGGCGCGAATTTAGCGGGAGCGAATTTTAAAGGCGCTGTGTTTCTGGGGAAAACAGCTTCGGATCAATTTATTCAAAGTCCGACTGGTAGTAAATCCGGTCGATTCCTAGGAATTGATTTTGCGGAGGCTAAGAATTTAGATAAAAGTCAAATTGCTTACATTTGTTTGCAGGGCGGGATTCATCCGAAGTGCCCGCAGAAGAAGTAA
- the folK gene encoding 2-amino-4-hydroxy-6-hydroxymethyldihydropteridine diphosphokinase, with translation MKLTKCAIALGSNLGDSLATLSSAIATLNNTPEIAVKSHSSWYQTAAVGPPQPDYINACAILEVALEPEQLLAALLEIEIKFNRIRREKWGPRTLDLDLLLYDNLILETPTLTLPHPRMTERAFVLVPLAEIAPDWVHPVTKSAIVQLLQTADCSGVQKL, from the coding sequence ATGAAATTAACAAAATGCGCGATCGCCCTCGGTAGCAACTTAGGCGACTCCCTCGCCACACTCTCTAGCGCGATCGCAACCCTCAACAACACCCCAGAAATCGCAGTAAAATCCCATTCAAGCTGGTATCAAACCGCCGCCGTAGGGCCACCGCAACCCGATTACATCAACGCCTGCGCCATCCTAGAAGTGGCACTAGAACCCGAACAATTGCTAGCAGCTTTATTAGAAATTGAAATAAAATTTAATCGAATTCGCAGAGAAAAATGGGGGCCAAGAACCCTAGACCTAGATTTGCTGCTGTACGACAATTTAATCCTAGAAACTCCGACACTGACTCTACCTCATCCCCGGATGACCGAAAGAGCTTTTGTATTAGTACCTTTAGCAGAAATTGCTCCGGATTGGGTGCATCCGGTGACGAAAAGTGCGATCGTCCAACTGCTGCAAACAGCAGATTGTTCCGGAGTGCAAAAATTGTAA
- a CDS encoding FAD-binding domain-containing protein: MSNLILFWHRRDLRISDNIGLAAARQQSPKVVGIFCLDRNILNRDDVAPARVTYMIGCLQKLSSRYREAGSQLLIIQDDPILGIPKLATAINAQAVFWNWDVEPYAKQRDRSVSNALQQAGIQVQNFWDQVLHAPDEIRSGTGTPYTVYTPFWKKWNSKPKAQPVETLPITYLELMTGLTAEEQAIANQAGAMETVPTALSLGFIWENPLVIEPGEDAAQQKLEEFCDRAIYEYQGQRNFPAINGTSQLSAALKFGAIGIRTVWQATQIVMDTCRSEEACTSIRTWQQEIAWREFYQHAMYNFPELADGPYRQAFKDFPWENDEKLFQAWCRGKTGYPIIDAAMRQLNQTGWMHNRCRMIVASFLTKDLMINWQWGEKYFMQKLIDGDLSANNGGWQWSASSGMDPKPLRIFNPGSQAQKFDPEGEYIRHWVPELRRVDTKVLLTGNISSLERRLLHYPSPIVDHNEQQRKFKELYAQQKN, from the coding sequence ATATCCAATCTAATTTTATTTTGGCACCGCCGCGACTTGCGTATTTCTGACAACATCGGACTGGCAGCAGCGCGCCAGCAAAGCCCGAAAGTTGTCGGAATTTTTTGTCTCGATCGCAATATCCTAAATCGCGATGACGTAGCGCCAGCAAGAGTCACATACATGATCGGCTGCTTGCAAAAACTCTCCTCGCGTTACAGGGAAGCAGGCAGCCAATTGCTGATAATTCAAGATGACCCGATCCTAGGAATACCGAAATTAGCAACAGCTATAAATGCTCAAGCAGTATTTTGGAACTGGGATGTAGAACCCTACGCAAAACAGCGCGATCGATCCGTATCAAACGCCCTCCAACAAGCAGGAATTCAAGTTCAAAATTTCTGGGATCAAGTCCTGCACGCCCCAGATGAAATTCGCAGCGGTACAGGGACTCCCTACACAGTTTATACACCATTTTGGAAAAAATGGAACAGTAAACCCAAAGCCCAACCAGTAGAGACACTGCCGATAACTTATCTGGAATTAATGACCGGATTAACCGCCGAAGAACAAGCAATCGCCAACCAAGCAGGTGCAATGGAAACAGTGCCAACAGCCTTGAGTTTGGGATTTATTTGGGAAAATCCATTAGTAATAGAACCCGGAGAAGATGCAGCGCAACAAAAATTAGAAGAATTTTGCGATCGGGCAATTTACGAATATCAAGGACAGCGCAATTTCCCCGCCATTAACGGCACATCCCAACTCAGCGCAGCCCTCAAATTTGGTGCAATAGGCATCCGCACTGTTTGGCAAGCTACCCAGATAGTAATGGACACTTGCCGCAGCGAAGAAGCGTGCACAAGCATCCGCACTTGGCAACAGGAAATAGCGTGGCGGGAATTTTACCAACACGCCATGTATAACTTCCCAGAATTAGCAGACGGCCCCTACCGTCAAGCATTCAAAGACTTTCCCTGGGAGAACGATGAAAAGCTTTTTCAAGCTTGGTGTCGGGGCAAAACTGGCTATCCTATTATTGATGCGGCAATGCGGCAGTTAAATCAGACAGGTTGGATGCACAATCGCTGCCGCATGATAGTCGCCAGTTTCCTCACCAAAGACTTAATGATTAACTGGCAGTGGGGCGAAAAATACTTCATGCAAAAATTGATAGATGGCGACCTTTCTGCTAACAACGGCGGCTGGCAGTGGAGCGCATCGAGCGGCATGGACCCGAAACCTTTGCGAATATTCAATCCGGGAAGTCAAGCTCAGAAATTTGACCCGGAGGGGGAATATATTCGGCACTGGGTTCCAGAATTGCGCCGCGTTGATACTAAAGTTTTGCTAACAGGAAATATTTCGTCTTTAGAACGCCGACTTCTTCATTATCCCTCTCCGATCGTAGATCACAACGAGCAGCAGCGCAAGTTTAAGGAACTGTACGCGCAGCAAAAAAATTAA
- a CDS encoding Uma2 family endonuclease encodes MVTLQLRQISVPPGHRVLLNDVNWQEFEAILEELGEHRGSRIAYSQGTLEIRMPLPEHEKAKIIIGYLVKILFEELEIEFEPFGSTTFKRKSMLQGIEPDECFYIQNYALMIGKKRIDLTVDPPPDLAIEVDLTSQTQLDAYEALGVPEIWRYENNKLQINVLQDGKYVESEISPTFPNLPIIAAISQYCEQSQTAGTSQTLRLFRQWVKNQIQN; translated from the coding sequence ATGGTAACGCTGCAATTAAGGCAAATCAGTGTACCCCCAGGACATAGAGTGCTGTTAAATGATGTCAACTGGCAGGAATTTGAAGCAATTTTAGAAGAGTTGGGAGAACACCGTGGCTCTAGAATAGCTTACAGTCAAGGAACTTTGGAGATTAGGATGCCACTACCAGAACATGAGAAAGCTAAAATCATTATTGGCTATTTAGTGAAAATTTTGTTTGAGGAACTAGAAATCGAATTTGAACCATTTGGTTCGACCACTTTCAAGCGAAAAAGTATGTTACAAGGAATTGAACCTGATGAATGTTTTTACATTCAGAATTATGCTCTAATGATTGGCAAAAAGCGGATCGACTTAACTGTCGATCCGCCGCCTGACTTAGCAATTGAAGTGGATCTAACTTCCCAAACTCAACTGGACGCTTACGAAGCTCTGGGAGTACCTGAAATCTGGCGCTATGAAAATAACAAGCTTCAGATTAATGTGCTTCAAGATGGGAAATATGTTGAATCTGAAATTAGTCCGACCTTTCCCAATCTGCCAATTATTGCAGCTATTTCTCAATATTGCGAACAAAGTCAAACAGCGGGTACGAGTCAAACTCTCAGATTGTTTCGCCAGTGGGTGAAAAACCAAATACAAAATTGA
- a CDS encoding DUF2834 domain-containing protein, producing the protein MSVKRIIYLILAILGLVLPWYYNLQFFSNAGLLDFVNESSANLAAKSVSLDLSIATVAGSTWMYAESKRLDISFVGLYILLGVLVSFSCAFPLFLFVRETKLETSSEVSS; encoded by the coding sequence ATGAGCGTTAAGCGAATCATTTATCTCATCCTAGCAATTCTGGGGCTTGTACTGCCTTGGTACTATAACTTGCAGTTTTTTAGCAATGCTGGCTTGCTCGACTTTGTAAACGAGAGTTCGGCTAATCTTGCTGCGAAATCGGTAAGTTTAGATTTGTCGATCGCAACTGTAGCAGGAAGCACTTGGATGTACGCTGAGTCAAAACGATTGGATATAAGTTTTGTAGGGCTGTACATACTTCTGGGTGTGCTTGTTTCGTTTTCATGTGCTTTCCCGCTTTTCTTGTTTGTGCGGGAAACCAAGCTGGAAACATCAAGCGAAGTCTCAAGTTGA
- a CDS encoding FAD-dependent oxidoreductase yields MVTDLRSYDVICFGDEVPGVLAVISAAREYRRRTKRYPQVLLMSKGSLQEGIGGHLVRGGLAYLDRSQISEELQQSLKLDTFGSPATIYKEFLQKSGVKAIALDPRKASAALKEMLVQAGADLLSKVEIQSVSKEGQKIASITTSKGVVYAGKQFIDATVNAELAQAAGVRKLKGFETFGLPNSELPVTLVFETQGLSARALKEFDYIYLKRFTNLADSESQKFLLYAAGKDAQLAEELRREMRDTKGNLKTLWVGNDYIDVRSLALSVAYHSFRGIKLSFPETGVILDRGNIAILPNERHSWNALLFAVTASEAEALARSGSKPTANMQKEMLFVTSWLRSLGATSVTYASELYIRHAGNVTGVVEPLTGAQMLLGGVPANEALGTFSYHFDIRGGIQGIRDKANNLGWFKSLSFKQPIFNIGIRHALIKNVPNLAVVSPCSGFEGLACSVGRIVEFNAAVGQGVGIAAVNAILSNKNLADVSNREVRQVLAETGQLPKIFGIPNKSDGMLLAQFENLVSSDAIA; encoded by the coding sequence ATGGTCACGGATCTGCGTTCTTACGATGTCATCTGTTTTGGCGATGAAGTTCCAGGAGTTCTAGCTGTTATCTCGGCGGCCAGAGAATATCGTCGCCGCACAAAGCGTTATCCGCAAGTTCTGCTGATGTCTAAAGGAAGCTTGCAAGAAGGAATTGGCGGGCATTTGGTAAGAGGCGGCCTTGCTTATTTAGATAGAAGCCAGATTAGTGAAGAACTTCAACAATCTTTAAAGTTAGATACCTTTGGTTCACCGGCGACAATCTATAAAGAGTTCCTGCAAAAATCCGGCGTTAAGGCAATTGCACTTGACCCGCGCAAAGCCAGTGCAGCGCTGAAAGAAATGCTGGTACAAGCTGGGGCAGATCTCCTCAGCAAAGTAGAAATTCAATCAGTCAGTAAAGAAGGCCAAAAAATTGCCAGTATAACCACCTCTAAAGGCGTAGTTTATGCCGGCAAGCAATTTATTGATGCCACTGTCAATGCCGAATTAGCTCAAGCTGCCGGTGTGAGAAAGCTGAAGGGATTTGAAACATTTGGTCTACCTAACTCAGAACTTCCAGTCACCCTCGTTTTTGAAACCCAAGGACTCAGTGCAAGAGCACTGAAAGAATTCGATTATATTTATCTAAAACGCTTCACAAACCTGGCCGATTCAGAGAGTCAAAAATTTTTGCTGTACGCTGCAGGCAAGGATGCCCAACTAGCAGAAGAACTTCGGCGGGAAATGAGGGACACTAAAGGCAATCTCAAAACTCTGTGGGTGGGAAACGATTACATCGATGTTCGGTCGCTGGCTCTGTCTGTAGCGTACCACTCCTTTAGAGGAATAAAGCTATCTTTTCCTGAAACCGGCGTAATTTTAGATCGGGGAAATATAGCAATACTTCCAAATGAAAGACATTCGTGGAATGCGCTTTTATTTGCCGTCACCGCCAGCGAAGCGGAAGCCTTAGCTAGAAGCGGGAGCAAACCCACGGCTAATATGCAAAAAGAGATGTTATTTGTTACAAGTTGGCTGAGGAGTTTGGGGGCTACTTCTGTTACTTATGCCTCAGAACTTTATATCAGACACGCCGGCAATGTGACGGGAGTTGTAGAACCTTTAACAGGCGCACAAATGCTGTTAGGTGGCGTACCTGCTAATGAGGCACTGGGAACATTTAGCTATCATTTTGATATACGCGGAGGTATCCAGGGTATTCGCGATAAAGCAAATAATCTAGGATGGTTTAAAAGTCTGAGTTTTAAACAGCCTATCTTTAATATTGGCATCCGCCACGCATTAATTAAAAACGTTCCTAACCTGGCAGTAGTCAGTCCGTGTTCTGGATTTGAAGGGTTGGCCTGTTCTGTCGGCAGAATAGTTGAATTCAACGCTGCAGTTGGTCAAGGTGTGGGTATCGCTGCGGTTAATGCCATTCTAAGTAACAAAAATCTAGCCGATGTATCTAACCGAGAAGTGAGACAAGTTCTCGCTGAAACAGGTCAGCTACCTAAAATTTTTGGAATTCCAAATAAGAGTGATGGAATGCTATTGGCGCAATTTGAGAATCTTGTCAGTTCGGATGCTATTGCGTAA
- a CDS encoding energy-coupling factor ABC transporter substrate-binding protein, with the protein MNQKPTKNHQSTSRQNWLLAGAVIVLAAFPLVFVRGKYGGSDDQAKKAITEIQPGYQPWFNHLFEPASGEISSLLFASQAAMGAGVVGYVIGLYKGRSQSRQQSDNKSSE; encoded by the coding sequence GTGAATCAAAAGCCTACAAAAAATCACCAATCTACTTCGCGGCAAAATTGGCTTTTGGCTGGCGCGGTGATTGTTCTGGCAGCGTTTCCTCTCGTTTTTGTGCGGGGTAAATACGGGGGATCTGATGACCAAGCTAAGAAAGCAATTACGGAAATTCAACCGGGTTATCAACCTTGGTTCAATCACTTGTTTGAGCCCGCTAGCGGAGAAATTTCAAGTCTATTGTTTGCGTCTCAAGCGGCAATGGGGGCTGGCGTAGTTGGGTATGTCATTGGGTTGTATAAAGGCCGATCGCAATCTCGGCAGCAGTCTGATAATAAATCGTCGGAATGA
- a CDS encoding energy-coupling factor ABC transporter permease — MAGLSCYIVLGSATPAAAMHISEGFLPVQWAAFWWMVALPFFAVGLRSIARITKEHPELKLLLALAGAFTFVLSALKIPSVTGSCSHPTGTGLGAILFGPSVMAVLGALVLLFQTLLLAHGGLTTLGANMFSMAIVGPFAAYFIYQLLLRTGSQRAAIFCAAALADLLTYVTTSIQLALAFPAASGGFMASFLKFVGIFAITQVPLAISEGLLTLLVWNWLHSYGKPELETLKLLREES, encoded by the coding sequence ATGGCTGGCTTGAGTTGTTATATTGTCCTGGGTTCGGCAACGCCCGCCGCAGCTATGCACATTTCGGAAGGTTTTTTGCCGGTGCAGTGGGCTGCGTTTTGGTGGATGGTGGCGTTGCCTTTTTTTGCAGTAGGTTTGCGATCGATTGCTCGGATTACAAAAGAACACCCGGAACTTAAACTATTGCTTGCTTTGGCGGGTGCGTTTACTTTTGTGCTTTCTGCTTTAAAAATTCCCTCGGTAACTGGCAGTTGTTCTCACCCGACGGGTACGGGTTTGGGTGCAATTTTGTTCGGCCCTTCGGTGATGGCGGTACTGGGGGCTTTAGTTCTGTTGTTTCAGACGTTACTGTTAGCGCACGGTGGCTTGACAACGCTGGGAGCGAATATGTTTTCGATGGCGATTGTCGGCCCTTTCGCTGCCTATTTTATCTATCAATTGCTGTTGCGAACTGGTAGCCAGCGGGCGGCAATTTTTTGTGCGGCGGCTTTGGCAGATTTGCTGACTTATGTAACTACTTCGATTCAATTAGCGTTAGCTTTTCCGGCAGCAAGCGGCGGTTTTATGGCTTCGTTTCTCAAGTTTGTTGGCATCTTTGCTATCACTCAAGTACCCCTAGCCATCAGTGAGGGATTGCTGACTCTATTGGTTTGGAATTGGCTGCATTCTTACGGGAAGCCTGAGTTGGAAACTTTGAAATTATTGAGAGAGGAGTCATAA